From a single Labrenzia sp. PHM005 genomic region:
- a CDS encoding cytochrome P450, which translates to MSHTSDLAFTPLSDTFAQDPYPFYAALRAQEGLTYFEDFDVWLASRFDDVSEIVMSEHMVRSMEHIAAPEEIARQKRDGNWHDMPHHSRFVQFSLLDSDGEVHDRLRKQVFRLFTPVMINKLRDEIQAYVDSLIDGLADRTEIDFIEDLAAHVPGHIIGRILGVPDEDCPQLRIWSENIVQFFDIDRSDERKNLAERNTTEFYHYLSDLKRQREAAPKDDLISVMIEAQKTGHMNEDEFISTAMLILMAGHGSTIDVLGSGMHALLKFPDQMQRLRDDQSLMKTAVQEMFRYESPLPFFHRYVSQEMDVCGQKFPRGTKFGVLYGSANRDPKQFPDAEKFDVGRSPNWHIAFGRGPHFCLGNHLARLDMDIIFSTLLRRFSKIELAADDVRYKRGLSVRGPEALKIQWSPA; encoded by the coding sequence ATGAGCCACACTTCCGATCTTGCTTTTACACCGTTGTCAGATACTTTTGCCCAGGATCCCTATCCGTTTTATGCAGCGCTTCGCGCCCAGGAGGGGTTGACTTATTTCGAGGATTTTGACGTCTGGCTCGCGTCTCGCTTTGATGATGTTTCCGAAATCGTCATGAGCGAACACATGGTCCGCTCCATGGAGCATATTGCAGCTCCTGAAGAGATTGCGCGCCAAAAACGGGATGGCAATTGGCACGACATGCCACACCACTCCCGTTTCGTGCAGTTTTCCCTGCTCGACAGCGACGGCGAGGTGCACGACCGGCTCCGCAAACAGGTTTTCAGACTGTTCACCCCGGTCATGATCAACAAGCTCCGGGACGAGATTCAGGCCTATGTCGACAGTCTGATTGACGGCCTTGCCGACCGGACGGAAATCGACTTTATTGAGGATCTCGCGGCCCATGTGCCCGGCCATATCATCGGCCGTATTTTAGGTGTGCCGGACGAAGACTGTCCCCAACTGCGGATCTGGTCTGAAAACATCGTCCAGTTTTTCGACATCGACCGGTCTGATGAGCGCAAGAACCTCGCTGAGCGCAACACCACCGAGTTTTATCACTACTTGTCGGACTTAAAGCGCCAACGTGAGGCCGCGCCGAAAGACGACCTGATCTCGGTGATGATCGAAGCGCAGAAAACCGGACATATGAACGAGGACGAGTTCATATCGACCGCCATGCTGATCTTGATGGCCGGCCACGGCTCGACCATCGACGTTCTTGGCAGCGGTATGCATGCCCTATTGAAATTCCCGGACCAAATGCAACGGTTGCGGGACGATCAAAGCCTGATGAAGACGGCCGTCCAGGAAATGTTCCGCTATGAATCCCCCCTGCCATTCTTCCACCGTTATGTCAGCCAAGAGATGGACGTCTGCGGCCAAAAATTTCCGCGCGGGACCAAATTCGGCGTGCTCTATGGTTCGGCCAACCGCGATCCCAAACAATTTCCAGACGCGGAAAAATTTGATGTTGGCCGTTCGCCCAACTGGCACATCGCCTTTGGCCGCGGCCCACATTTCTGCCTCGGCAACCACCTTGCCCGATTGGATATGGACATTATCTTTTCCACATTGCTGCGCCGGTTTTCAAAAATTGAATTGGCCGCAGACGATGTCCGTTACAAGCGCGGCTTGTCCGTCAGAGGTCCGGAAGCTTTGAAAATCCAATGGTCGCCAGCATGA
- a CDS encoding glycerophosphodiester phosphodiesterase family protein — translation MRIFKMAAAVAFTGLAASAFAATIELGPRPYYLIDQMDDGPLKEKLSACIGQPLKSTEFSIGHRGAALQFPEHTRESYKAAARMGAGIVECDVTFTKDKELVCRHAQNDLHTTTNILTSDLAAKCTRGFKAAIGETPASAECRASDVTLAEFKTLNGKMDAANKKATTVEDYMDGTAGWRTDLYATKGSLMTHKDSIDLFRDLGVKFTPELKSPSVEMPYEGFSQEDYAQKLIDEYKAAGIPAADVFPQSFNLNDVLYWIKNEPEFGKQAVYLEGRLRQSGFDPMAPENLSPTMAELKEMGVNYLAPPLWVLLTMEEGKIAPSAYAKAANAAGLKLIAWTLERSGPLTNGGGWYFQTVKDAIDSDGKVYEVVDVLAKEAGVVGIFSDWPATTSFYASCMGLK, via the coding sequence ATGCGTATATTCAAAATGGCTGCTGCGGTAGCCTTTACCGGTTTGGCGGCATCCGCATTCGCCGCCACGATTGAGCTTGGCCCCCGCCCCTATTATCTCATCGACCAGATGGATGACGGCCCGCTGAAGGAGAAACTCAGCGCCTGTATTGGCCAGCCTTTGAAAAGCACTGAGTTTTCCATCGGCCACCGGGGCGCTGCGCTACAGTTCCCGGAACATACAAGAGAAAGCTACAAGGCCGCGGCCCGGATGGGTGCTGGTATCGTTGAGTGTGATGTCACCTTTACCAAAGACAAGGAATTGGTTTGCCGGCACGCTCAAAATGATCTGCACACGACCACAAACATCCTGACGAGCGACCTGGCGGCCAAGTGCACCAGAGGCTTTAAGGCGGCGATTGGCGAAACACCGGCCTCAGCCGAATGCCGCGCTTCAGATGTGACGCTTGCCGAGTTCAAAACCCTCAACGGCAAGATGGATGCGGCCAACAAAAAAGCCACAACTGTAGAAGACTACATGGACGGCACTGCGGGTTGGCGGACCGATCTTTATGCCACCAAGGGCTCCCTGATGACCCACAAGGACTCCATCGACCTGTTTCGCGATTTAGGTGTCAAATTCACGCCTGAGCTGAAGTCACCTTCCGTGGAGATGCCTTATGAGGGATTTTCTCAGGAAGACTATGCGCAAAAGCTAATTGACGAGTACAAGGCCGCAGGTATTCCGGCAGCAGACGTATTTCCGCAGTCTTTCAATCTCAATGACGTGCTTTATTGGATCAAAAACGAGCCAGAGTTTGGCAAACAGGCTGTCTATCTCGAAGGCCGGCTGCGCCAATCCGGGTTTGACCCAATGGCTCCGGAGAACTTGTCGCCTACCATGGCCGAGTTGAAGGAGATGGGCGTCAATTACCTCGCTCCGCCGCTCTGGGTTTTGCTCACGATGGAGGAAGGGAAGATCGCGCCATCAGCCTACGCAAAGGCTGCCAACGCGGCCGGGCTCAAGCTGATTGCATGGACCCTGGAACGCTCCGGTCCGCTCACAAACGGCGGTGGCTGGTACTTCCAGACGGTCAAGGACGCAATAGACAGCGATGGTAAGGTCTATGAGGTTGTCGATGTCCTGGCGAAAGAGGCCGGAGTTGTCGGCATCTTCTCCGACTGGCCTGCAACCACATCCTTTTATGCGTCCTGCATGGGGCTGAAGTGA
- a CDS encoding MerR family transcriptional regulator has protein sequence MSSQDKSPDAFRTISEVAEDLDLPQHVLRFWETRFSQIKPLKRGGGRRYYRPDDVELLRGIRHLLYGEGYTIKGVQRILKEQGPRVVMQIWRDDVSPQAEPVPDALPVTPTEALNEDVAEVAAAPAYETLPDGVLAEVSEKAPAASSGGGLNILGRLRGEKQEPAKTDPSSAISKDDIRRLQATLFELLECKRTLDRAR, from the coding sequence ATGAGTTCACAGGATAAAAGCCCGGACGCCTTTCGAACGATCAGCGAAGTTGCTGAGGACCTGGATTTGCCGCAGCATGTGCTGCGCTTCTGGGAAACCCGCTTCTCGCAGATCAAACCGCTCAAACGCGGGGGGGGGCGGCGCTATTATCGTCCCGATGACGTCGAGCTGTTACGAGGCATCCGTCATCTGCTTTATGGTGAAGGCTATACCATCAAAGGTGTGCAACGGATCCTGAAGGAACAAGGGCCGCGCGTTGTCATGCAGATCTGGCGGGACGATGTAAGTCCGCAGGCAGAGCCCGTGCCGGACGCCTTGCCAGTGACACCAACAGAAGCCCTCAACGAGGATGTTGCCGAAGTCGCGGCGGCCCCTGCATATGAGACCTTGCCAGACGGGGTTTTGGCGGAGGTATCGGAAAAAGCGCCAGCAGCGTCATCCGGTGGCGGTTTGAATATTTTAGGGCGGCTGCGCGGTGAAAAGCAGGAACCTGCTAAAACGGACCCAAGCTCTGCGATCTCCAAGGACGATATTCGCCGCCTTCAGGCGACCTTGTTCGAACTCCTGGAATGCAAGCGCACACTCGACCGGGCACGGTAG
- a CDS encoding integration host factor subunit alpha, with translation MGNRTITRADLCEAVYQKVGLSRTESSELVERVLSEISDCLVTGESVKLSSFGSFVVRSKGERIGRNPKTGEEVPISPRRVMVFKPSNVLKQRINDALTGN, from the coding sequence ATGGGCAACCGGACTATTACCCGTGCGGATCTGTGTGAAGCCGTTTATCAGAAGGTGGGGCTTTCCCGGACCGAATCTTCTGAATTGGTAGAGCGTGTACTTTCCGAAATTTCAGACTGTCTTGTTACCGGAGAATCGGTAAAATTATCGAGTTTCGGGTCGTTTGTTGTGCGCTCCAAAGGCGAGCGCATTGGACGCAATCCGAAAACCGGCGAAGAGGTTCCGATCTCACCACGCCGGGTGATGGTGTTCAAACCATCCAATGTATTGAAACAACGGATTAATGACGCTCTGACCGGCAACTAA
- a CDS encoding beta-ketoacyl-ACP synthase III: MSVIRSIVTGTGSYLPEKVLSNSDLAKMVDTSDEWIVQRTGIEQRHVAAEGQVTSDLAVEAALRALESAGRTASDIDTIILATATPDNTFPATAVSVQARLGITHGFAFDVHAVCSGFVYALTTADAYIRSGMSKRCLVIGAETFSRILDWNDRTTCVLFGDGAGAVVVEAAEGAGTNADTGILTSHLRSDGRHKDKLFVDGGPSSTQTVGYLRMEGKEVFKHAVGMITDVIEDAYKATGLTSEDLTWFIPHQANKRIIDASAKKLKIAPEKVVTTVQKHGNTSAASIPLALDLAVRDGRVKKDNLVMLEAMGGGFTWGSVLLRW; encoded by the coding sequence GTGAGCGTGATCCGTTCAATCGTAACCGGTACCGGGAGCTATCTGCCGGAAAAAGTCCTTAGCAACAGCGATCTGGCCAAAATGGTCGACACCTCCGATGAATGGATTGTTCAGCGGACGGGGATCGAACAGCGTCATGTGGCTGCTGAAGGGCAGGTGACGTCAGATTTGGCTGTTGAAGCTGCTTTGCGGGCTTTGGAAAGCGCCGGACGGACTGCTTCCGATATCGATACGATCATTCTTGCGACCGCCACGCCGGACAACACCTTTCCGGCAACCGCTGTGTCGGTTCAGGCACGTCTCGGCATCACACATGGTTTTGCCTTTGACGTACACGCAGTGTGCTCCGGTTTTGTCTACGCATTGACCACGGCCGATGCCTATATCCGCTCTGGCATGTCCAAGCGCTGCCTGGTGATTGGGGCGGAAACCTTTTCGCGGATCCTGGATTGGAACGACAGGACAACCTGCGTTCTATTTGGCGATGGCGCCGGGGCTGTGGTTGTTGAGGCTGCCGAAGGGGCAGGGACAAACGCAGACACAGGTATTCTGACATCACATCTTCGTTCAGATGGTCGTCACAAGGACAAGCTCTTTGTCGATGGCGGTCCGTCTTCGACCCAGACCGTTGGGTATTTGCGCATGGAAGGCAAAGAAGTCTTCAAACATGCGGTGGGTATGATCACCGATGTGATCGAAGATGCCTATAAGGCGACCGGGCTGACATCTGAGGATCTCACCTGGTTCATTCCCCATCAGGCCAACAAACGCATCATCGATGCCAGCGCGAAGAAGCTGAAAATCGCTCCGGAAAAGGTCGTGACTACGGTTCAAAAGCACGGCAATACCTCCGCAGCGTCGATTCCCTTGGCGCTGGACCTGGCCGTTCGCGATGGACGTGTCAAAAAAGACAATCTCGTCATGCTGGAAGCGATGGGCGGCGGATTTACCTGGGGTTCGGTACTTCTGCGCTGGTAG